Proteins encoded by one window of Streptomyces sp. NBC_01571:
- a CDS encoding cold-shock protein — translation MATGTVKWFNSEKGFGFIAQDGGGPDVFAHYSNINSSGFRELQEGQAVTFDVTQGQKGPQAENITPA, via the coding sequence ATGGCCACCGGAACCGTGAAGTGGTTCAACTCGGAAAAGGGCTTCGGCTTCATCGCGCAGGACGGCGGCGGCCCCGACGTCTTCGCGCACTACTCGAACATCAACTCGAGTGGTTTCCGTGAGCTCCAGGAAGGCCAGGCCGTCACGTTCGACGTGACCCAGGGCCAGAAGGGCCCCCAGGCCGAGAACATCACCCCCGCCTGA